Proteins from a genomic interval of uncultured Desulfuromusa sp.:
- a CDS encoding efflux RND transporter periplasmic adaptor subunit translates to MKQEKIKSILLLGILLLPVISPPIIEAAPNKKSSPQPLVMVSTVTEQDINPIAEYVGHAEAVQTVDLQARVSGFLEQVHFKEGSYVQSGELLYTVEAAPYKALVAANKARVAKAQSILLKTSQHLQRIKAVRSGGVPVTDIETAEAAEQQARAELQEAQANLRLAEIDLEYTQISAPISGRIGATALSKGNLCGPGSGVLAQIVQLDPIRIQFSISENDASVIKTAQADAENDSSTNIMKPQLKLLNGQMLATSGRIDFVDNRVDPATGTVAVWALFTNPAAVLLPGQYVTVALSRSQRQLKPVVSQVAILEDRSGRYVLVVDEENKVERRRIKTGIAVGSFWVVEAGLQVGENVIIEGLQKVRPGQQVQTTTADMTKKD, encoded by the coding sequence ATGAAACAAGAAAAAATTAAAAGTATTCTATTGTTGGGGATACTTCTTCTGCCGGTAATTTCCCCACCGATTATTGAAGCGGCTCCAAACAAAAAGTCATCTCCCCAACCACTGGTTATGGTCTCCACAGTGACAGAACAGGATATTAATCCCATAGCAGAATATGTTGGGCATGCGGAAGCGGTTCAAACAGTAGATCTGCAAGCACGCGTCAGTGGGTTTCTGGAGCAGGTTCATTTTAAAGAGGGAAGTTATGTTCAGTCCGGTGAACTGCTTTATACGGTTGAGGCCGCACCATACAAGGCACTGGTTGCAGCAAATAAAGCGCGCGTCGCTAAAGCACAGTCAATTCTGTTAAAAACCAGTCAGCATCTGCAGCGGATTAAAGCTGTCCGTTCCGGTGGAGTCCCAGTCACTGATATTGAAACCGCTGAAGCTGCGGAACAGCAGGCACGTGCGGAACTGCAGGAGGCCCAGGCAAACTTGCGCCTCGCAGAAATTGACCTAGAATATACGCAAATCTCAGCTCCGATCAGTGGACGTATCGGGGCGACAGCATTGAGTAAAGGAAATCTGTGCGGGCCTGGATCCGGAGTTTTGGCGCAGATTGTTCAGCTGGATCCAATCCGAATACAGTTTTCCATCAGTGAAAATGATGCTTCCGTTATCAAAACAGCGCAGGCTGACGCTGAAAATGACTCATCAACGAACATCATGAAACCACAACTCAAATTGTTGAATGGGCAAATGTTGGCGACGTCCGGGCGTATTGATTTTGTAGATAACCGTGTGGATCCGGCAACGGGCACTGTTGCTGTTTGGGCATTATTTACTAATCCTGCTGCAGTTTTATTGCCCGGACAATACGTCACTGTTGCCTTGAGTCGCAGTCAGAGACAATTGAAACCGGTAGTTTCTCAGGTGGCAATTCTTGAAGATCGCTCTGGGCGCTATGTTCTGGTTGTAGATGAAGAGAATAAAGTAGAACGAAGACGCATCAAAACCGGGATCGCTGTTGGATCCTTCTGGGTAGTTGAAGCAGGCTTGCAGGTTGGGGAGAATGTCATTATTGAAGGATTGCAAAAGGTTCGCCCGGGACAACAGGTTCAAACCACAACAGCCGACATGACGAAGAAGGATTGA
- a CDS encoding MoaD family protein, which yields MINIQFYSLLRLLIKRENFELPAISQDENIGQLLQRLQQQVATPFLQKLLDEQGDMILGTIIMLNRRNIHHLNKLETPVQDGDVVALFPPGAGG from the coding sequence ATGATCAATATTCAATTTTATAGTCTGCTGCGTCTATTGATAAAGCGGGAAAATTTTGAGCTGCCTGCAATCAGTCAGGATGAAAATATCGGGCAGCTTCTCCAGCGCCTGCAACAACAGGTTGCAACCCCGTTTCTACAGAAATTGCTGGATGAACAAGGGGACATGATTCTCGGAACAATTATAATGCTTAATCGACGCAATATCCATCATCTGAACAAGCTGGAAACCCCGGTTCAAGACGGTGATGTGGTTGCTCTTTTTCCTCCCGGCGCCGGGGGCTGA
- a CDS encoding FAD-dependent oxidoreductase, translating to MSQQYDFVVIGNSAAGLQAVRTLRKHDQLSTVALIDREKYTAYSRVLTPYYIGGHILRDDLNIVDFSFYQQLGITPVFGQAVISIDPEKHSLELADGNKIAFKKLLLATGAEARTLPTSTQRACVLRHIDDAEKLVTLFQGVTSVTAVGAGLVSLPLLSHASDQAEKHLVVGSNRIFSRVVDAETSAILEDQLKAKGLNIHKQNDISEMVEGKQLLLKLSGGEQLSSDLLIVGKGVNPNTHLAISAGLETATGVLINDNCCSSHPDIYAAGDAAEGLDFITGEKTVQGNWMTAVEQGENAALNMLGIECRYQGSMKNNITEIFGIDVAAVGYCQDDVATVVSSWNPVTGRSRRVFLDEKQRVVGANLIGETNDAGLYYQLINTRSVFPGKQMLDGTANYSQVQLRLAS from the coding sequence ATGTCACAACAGTATGATTTTGTCGTTATAGGTAATAGTGCCGCTGGATTGCAAGCCGTGCGCACCCTTCGTAAGCATGATCAACTGTCAACAGTTGCGCTGATTGATCGCGAAAAATATACAGCTTATTCTCGCGTTTTAACCCCCTACTATATCGGGGGCCATATTCTTCGTGATGATCTTAATATTGTCGATTTCTCTTTCTATCAACAATTGGGGATCACCCCTGTTTTTGGTCAAGCAGTCATCTCAATTGATCCGGAAAAACATTCACTGGAACTAGCCGATGGCAACAAGATCGCTTTCAAGAAACTTCTGCTGGCAACAGGTGCGGAAGCTCGCACCCTGCCGACGTCGACACAACGGGCTTGCGTCCTTCGCCATATTGATGATGCAGAAAAACTGGTGACCCTTTTTCAGGGGGTCACAAGCGTGACTGCTGTCGGCGCTGGGCTGGTCAGTTTGCCGCTGCTTTCACACGCTTCGGATCAGGCAGAAAAACATTTGGTTGTCGGTTCTAACCGTATCTTCAGCCGGGTTGTGGATGCTGAAACTTCGGCTATTCTGGAAGACCAGCTCAAAGCAAAGGGACTGAATATCCATAAACAAAATGACATCAGCGAAATGGTTGAGGGGAAACAATTGCTCCTCAAATTAAGCGGCGGAGAACAATTATCCAGTGACCTGCTGATCGTCGGTAAGGGAGTCAATCCTAATACTCATCTGGCCATTTCTGCAGGGCTGGAAACTGCCACTGGAGTTCTGATTAACGACAACTGTTGTAGTAGCCACCCCGATATTTATGCTGCTGGGGATGCTGCTGAAGGTTTGGACTTTATCACCGGGGAAAAAACTGTTCAGGGAAACTGGATGACAGCCGTAGAACAGGGCGAAAATGCAGCCTTGAACATGCTCGGCATTGAATGCCGTTATCAGGGGAGCATGAAAAACAATATTACCGAAATTTTTGGGATTGACGTTGCGGCTGTTGGCTACTGCCAGGATGATGTTGCGACAGTTGTCAGTAGCTGGAACCCTGTAACCGGGCGTTCGCGCCGGGTCTTTCTTGATGAAAAACAACGTGTTGTTGGAGCCAATCTGATTGGTGAAACCAACGATGCCGGTCTTTATTACCAGTTGATCAACACCCGCAGTGTTTTCCCGGGCAAACAGATGCTGGACGGAACCGCCAATTACTCTCAGGTACAACTGCGTCTGGCTTCTTGA
- a CDS encoding aldehyde ferredoxin oxidoreductase family protein: MSRFDLKGWQGKLLRVDLTAGTCTDEVLNEQWAKEYLGGRGLGTKYFVEEVAADVDPFSSENKLILAAGPLTGTYGAANGRYMVITKSPLSGTISSSNSGGYFPSELRYAGYDMIIFEGKAEYPSYLQIHNNKAQLVGAVHLWGQSTQATEDQILAEFHGDAKVACIGPAGENLVSFAAIINDKHRAAGRSGIGAVMGSKNLKAIAVRGTGGVKIADPAAYREAALEAYGMLKQNPVSGEGLPALGTPVLVNVINQLGALPTRNFQKDTFDGAEAISGETLASTYLKRNKGCMGCIIGCGRVTGLSGSRFGGEGEGPEYESIFSLGSACGVDDLAAITKANYICNEYGMDTISVGATVACAMELAEKGLVSEEEVGMTLRFGDADAMVKLVEMTAKREGFGEKLAMGSYRLAESYGAPELSMSVKKLEFPAYDGRGIQGIGLNYATSNRGACHVRGYMISPEVLGLPEKLDPQATEDKAVWTKIFQDFTAAVDSSGVCLFTTFAIGAPQFANFCTAATGAEFTEETILEIGERVYNMERLYNLKAGIDPSQDTLPKRILEEPIADGPLKGEVSKLDQMLPEYYQQRGWSTEGIPTGERLETLGLA, from the coding sequence ATGAGTAGATTCGATCTTAAAGGATGGCAAGGGAAACTGTTACGCGTCGACCTGACGGCCGGAACCTGTACAGATGAAGTTCTCAATGAGCAATGGGCGAAAGAGTATCTCGGTGGACGTGGCTTAGGAACCAAATATTTTGTTGAAGAAGTCGCTGCGGATGTTGATCCTTTTTCCTCTGAAAATAAACTGATCCTGGCCGCCGGACCGCTCACCGGAACCTATGGTGCTGCAAATGGCCGTTACATGGTCATTACCAAATCACCGCTGTCCGGAACTATTTCCAGTTCAAATTCCGGGGGATATTTTCCCTCTGAGCTCCGCTATGCCGGCTACGATATGATTATCTTTGAAGGTAAAGCCGAGTATCCCTCTTATTTGCAGATCCACAACAACAAAGCTCAACTGGTGGGTGCGGTTCATCTTTGGGGGCAGTCAACTCAAGCGACAGAAGATCAGATTCTCGCCGAGTTTCACGGCGATGCTAAAGTTGCCTGTATCGGTCCTGCCGGTGAAAATCTGGTCAGCTTTGCTGCCATTATCAACGACAAGCATCGTGCCGCCGGACGTTCCGGAATTGGTGCGGTTATGGGAAGCAAAAATCTCAAAGCCATTGCCGTCCGGGGAACAGGCGGGGTTAAGATTGCCGATCCGGCAGCGTATCGAGAAGCAGCTCTTGAGGCCTATGGCATGCTGAAACAAAATCCCGTCTCCGGCGAAGGGCTCCCAGCTCTGGGCACACCGGTTCTTGTCAACGTCATCAATCAACTGGGAGCCTTACCTACACGCAATTTCCAGAAAGACACCTTTGATGGAGCCGAAGCCATTTCCGGAGAAACCCTGGCCTCAACTTATTTGAAACGTAACAAAGGCTGTATGGGATGTATTATCGGCTGTGGCCGGGTCACCGGTTTATCAGGATCTCGCTTTGGCGGTGAAGGCGAAGGTCCGGAATATGAAAGTATCTTTTCACTGGGGTCAGCCTGCGGAGTTGACGATTTGGCGGCAATAACCAAAGCCAACTATATCTGCAATGAATATGGCATGGATACCATCAGTGTCGGGGCAACGGTCGCTTGTGCCATGGAATTGGCAGAAAAAGGTTTAGTCAGTGAAGAAGAGGTTGGGATGACTCTCCGTTTTGGTGATGCTGACGCAATGGTTAAACTTGTTGAAATGACAGCCAAGCGGGAAGGTTTCGGTGAGAAGCTCGCGATGGGATCCTACCGGCTGGCCGAAAGCTACGGCGCTCCGGAACTGTCAATGTCAGTGAAAAAACTTGAATTCCCCGCTTACGATGGTCGAGGAATCCAGGGAATAGGGCTGAACTATGCAACCAGTAACCGTGGTGCCTGTCATGTCCGCGGCTATATGATCTCTCCGGAAGTCCTCGGATTGCCCGAAAAACTGGATCCTCAGGCAACGGAAGATAAAGCTGTCTGGACCAAAATCTTTCAGGACTTTACCGCAGCCGTTGATTCTTCAGGCGTTTGTCTGTTTACAACTTTTGCTATTGGCGCTCCACAGTTCGCCAATTTCTGTACCGCTGCAACCGGAGCTGAATTTACCGAAGAAACGATTCTGGAAATAGGTGAACGGGTCTACAATATGGAACGACTCTACAACCTTAAAGCCGGAATCGACCCATCTCAGGACACCTTGCCGAAACGAATTCTGGAAGAACCAATTGCAGATGGGCCACTCAAAGGTGAAGTCAGCAAGTTGGATCAAATGCTACCCGAATATTATCAACAACGGGGCTGGAGTACTGAAGGAATCCCAACAGGAGAGAGACTCGAAACGCTTGGTTTGGCTTAG
- a CDS encoding 4Fe-4S dicluster domain-containing protein produces MQKLIRIEPSKCIGCKTCELACSFKHTGEFAPSRSRIYNEVFLDEAKFITVTCMQCDDPWCIKACPKSAISKEMPSGVVIVDKDRCVGCRTCVSACPFGMIKYVPSLGKVDKCDLCGGDTPECVAFCPTGCLSLEEEDKPLRQKVLRFVNAMKDGQMEA; encoded by the coding sequence ATGCAGAAACTGATCCGCATCGAACCATCGAAGTGTATTGGCTGCAAAACCTGCGAGCTGGCTTGTTCCTTCAAGCACACCGGGGAATTTGCTCCAAGTCGTTCACGTATCTACAATGAAGTTTTTCTCGATGAGGCCAAATTTATCACCGTAACCTGTATGCAGTGTGATGACCCCTGGTGTATTAAAGCCTGCCCCAAATCTGCTATCAGCAAAGAAATGCCCTCCGGTGTCGTTATTGTCGATAAAGATCGTTGTGTCGGTTGCAGGACCTGTGTCAGCGCCTGTCCGTTCGGGATGATTAAATATGTTCCATCCCTGGGCAAAGTTGATAAATGCGACCTTTGCGGTGGCGATACTCCGGAATGTGTCGCTTTTTGCCCGACGGGCTGCCTCTCCCTGGAAGAAGAGGATAAGCCGCTGCGGCAAAAAGTGCTGCGTTTCGTTAATGCAATGAAAGACGGACAGATGGAGGCGTGA
- a CDS encoding ThiF family adenylyltransferase: MSEPDRYNRQILHWGQDRQQQLEAATVLIAGIGGLGAIVSQLLVRAGIGKLYLVDDGLVDWPDLNRQLLYSETDVGQPKLTIAKRKLEQINTNVKIELLPKHIGPGFRPPEDAVIIADCLDNYPSRFSLEAGLKNGSYLVHGGIEGDQGQVLTLQKGKSQPLQDIFTGCRQPQGDIPVTGAGATILSGFMTHEICNTIFSQPQLLNRFLIVGLSDLHLTFLEV, translated from the coding sequence TTGTCAGAACCTGACCGCTATAATCGTCAAATCCTTCATTGGGGGCAAGATCGACAACAGCAGCTGGAGGCAGCTACGGTCTTAATTGCAGGAATTGGGGGTCTGGGAGCAATCGTCAGCCAGTTACTCGTTCGCGCCGGAATTGGGAAACTCTATCTGGTCGATGATGGCCTGGTTGACTGGCCTGACCTTAATCGCCAGCTCCTCTACAGTGAAACTGATGTTGGCCAACCTAAGCTGACGATTGCAAAACGCAAGCTGGAACAAATCAACACAAACGTCAAAATTGAACTCTTACCCAAACATATCGGCCCCGGATTCCGACCTCCTGAAGACGCCGTCATTATTGCAGACTGTCTGGATAATTATCCCAGCCGCTTCAGCCTTGAAGCGGGGCTGAAAAACGGTTCATATCTGGTTCACGGTGGAATTGAAGGAGATCAGGGGCAGGTTTTGACCCTGCAAAAAGGAAAGTCTCAACCATTGCAAGACATTTTTACCGGCTGCCGACAGCCTCAGGGCGATATTCCCGTTACCGGCGCTGGAGCAACAATCCTGTCCGGCTTTATGACTCATGAAATCTGCAATACAATTTTTTCTCAGCCACAACTTCTCAACCGTTTTCTGATTGTTGGTCTCAGCGATCTACATCTGACCTTTCTCGAGGTGTGA
- a CDS encoding multidrug efflux RND transporter permease subunit translates to MISKVFIDRPRLAVVLAILMTLAGAIAMMNIPVAQYPRITPPTLRVSATYPGANAQVLANSVATTIEAEVNGVEDMLYMSSSSTNSGRYSLSVTFKIGTDPAIAQVNLQNRVQAAIGKLPNEVVEQGVTVRKGSSDMLGAISFYSPDGTRDKLFLSNYVSSTIKDAVIRIDGVSDVSIFGELVYSMRIWMNPQRMTALGLTADDLTTAIRQQNIQAAVGTIGSEPVNKGQQLQYTVRASGRLKNVDEFNNIIVRSNAEGGLVRVSDIARVELGAESYSTRSILNGGPAVTLAVYSSSDANALATMQRLTKELAMLAQRQPSDVQYQTIYDSTRYIATAIHEMVWTLFLTFLLVVAVTFVFLQDWRSTLIPTMTIPVSLIGTFAVLLALGYNANTISLFALIMSIGLVVDDAIVVVENVYRVMHEENLDPTAASIKAMGQVTGPIISTTLVLLAVFIPVAFLPGITGQLYKQFAVTMCTAVVISAFSALTLSPALCSVLLKRPALIHHGPLAWFNKALFTSRKGYVAGAAWLIRWKFIALLLLILIFGGSYYVFQDRPTSFLPQEDQGLIYLNIQLPEAAARSRTDAVLQQATVKLRKIEGVESVLGISGFSLLSGRGDNVGFGLVILAPWNKRSGAALHVNGILRKAQQELAAISTANIRAFTPPPIRGLGRTGGFNFQLQALEGQSPQDFVAATQSLVLAANQDPVLSRVFSTYTADTPQLSLNIDRTRVETLNVPISTIFSTLQTQLGGRYINDFNLNDRGYQVKVQADTGYRDSSDDIGQLYVRSGDGKMVPMTSLATLSTLLGPQTVDRYNQLTSIKINGGAAPGYSSGEAMAAMERIADQTLPEGYSYDWSGMSYQEKKSSGQVSILFALALLFAYLFLVAQYESWNIPFSIIISVPVATFGALAGLWVAGFSLSIYAQIGLVLLVGLASKNAILIVEFAQSRREDGLPLAEAAVDGARIRFRPVLMTSFTFIFGLIPMVIATGAGAGSRKAIGTTVFSGMLSTTLFGIFLIPVLYYMFQSVREKGSAWRARRRDKVKS, encoded by the coding sequence ATGATTTCAAAAGTATTCATTGATCGTCCGCGGCTGGCGGTAGTTCTGGCGATTCTTATGACTTTGGCGGGAGCGATTGCAATGATGAATATTCCGGTCGCCCAGTATCCGAGGATAACACCGCCGACCCTTCGTGTCAGTGCAACTTACCCCGGTGCAAACGCACAAGTTTTAGCAAACAGTGTCGCAACAACGATAGAAGCGGAAGTGAATGGCGTTGAAGATATGCTCTATATGTCTTCTTCTTCAACCAACAGCGGTCGCTATAGTTTGAGTGTGACCTTTAAGATTGGAACCGATCCTGCCATTGCCCAGGTCAATTTGCAAAATCGGGTTCAGGCGGCTATCGGAAAATTACCTAATGAAGTTGTAGAACAGGGGGTGACCGTACGCAAGGGTTCCTCTGATATGCTCGGAGCTATAAGTTTCTATTCCCCTGACGGCACCCGCGATAAACTGTTTTTAAGTAATTATGTCAGTAGCACCATCAAGGATGCTGTTATCCGCATCGATGGGGTCAGCGATGTTTCAATCTTTGGTGAACTTGTCTACAGCATGCGGATCTGGATGAATCCTCAGCGGATGACGGCCTTAGGATTGACAGCGGATGATTTGACTACAGCAATCCGACAACAGAATATTCAGGCTGCTGTTGGTACGATCGGTTCGGAACCGGTCAACAAGGGGCAACAACTTCAGTACACTGTTCGTGCATCTGGCCGTCTCAAGAATGTCGACGAGTTCAATAATATTATCGTTCGCTCAAATGCTGAAGGGGGGCTGGTTCGGGTGAGCGATATCGCCAGAGTTGAGCTTGGGGCAGAATCCTATAGTACCCGTTCTATCCTCAATGGTGGACCGGCGGTGACGCTGGCGGTTTACAGCTCTTCCGATGCCAATGCCCTGGCAACCATGCAGCGACTGACAAAAGAGTTGGCAATGTTGGCGCAGCGTCAACCGAGTGATGTTCAGTACCAAACCATCTATGATTCAACTCGCTATATTGCGACAGCCATCCATGAAATGGTCTGGACCCTGTTTCTCACCTTTCTGCTGGTCGTAGCGGTCACGTTTGTCTTTCTTCAGGATTGGCGCTCGACCCTGATACCGACCATGACCATTCCGGTTTCACTGATCGGTACTTTTGCCGTGTTGCTGGCTCTGGGTTATAACGCCAACACGATTTCCCTGTTTGCTCTCATTATGTCGATTGGGTTGGTCGTCGATGATGCCATTGTCGTGGTGGAAAATGTTTATCGGGTGATGCATGAGGAAAATCTGGACCCAACTGCGGCATCGATCAAAGCGATGGGACAAGTGACTGGGCCAATTATTTCAACGACGCTGGTGTTGCTTGCGGTCTTTATTCCAGTTGCATTTCTTCCCGGTATTACCGGCCAGCTTTACAAACAGTTTGCTGTGACCATGTGTACCGCAGTGGTGATTTCAGCTTTCAGTGCATTGACCTTGAGTCCTGCACTCTGTTCGGTTTTGTTGAAAAGGCCAGCGCTTATCCATCATGGGCCCCTGGCCTGGTTCAACAAGGCGCTATTTACATCAAGAAAAGGATATGTGGCCGGTGCAGCCTGGCTTATCCGCTGGAAATTTATTGCGTTATTGCTATTAATCCTGATTTTTGGCGGGAGCTATTATGTGTTTCAGGATCGTCCAACCAGCTTTTTGCCACAAGAAGATCAGGGCTTAATCTACCTGAATATTCAGTTGCCGGAAGCAGCAGCCCGATCTCGTACGGATGCAGTACTGCAACAGGCAACAGTGAAGCTGAGAAAGATCGAGGGGGTTGAGAGCGTCCTCGGCATCAGCGGCTTCAGCCTGCTCAGCGGGCGGGGGGACAATGTTGGTTTCGGCCTGGTAATCCTGGCTCCGTGGAATAAGCGATCCGGTGCAGCCTTACATGTCAATGGGATTTTGAGAAAAGCGCAACAGGAGCTGGCGGCAATTTCGACAGCCAATATTCGTGCTTTTACCCCTCCACCTATTCGCGGACTTGGACGCACCGGTGGATTCAATTTTCAACTGCAGGCCCTTGAGGGTCAATCTCCGCAGGATTTTGTTGCTGCCACACAATCTCTGGTCCTGGCCGCTAATCAGGATCCGGTTTTAAGTCGGGTTTTCAGTACTTACACGGCCGATACTCCGCAACTCTCTCTAAACATTGATCGCACCCGGGTTGAAACCCTCAATGTACCGATCAGCACTATTTTTTCGACATTGCAGACCCAACTGGGGGGGCGCTACATCAACGATTTTAATCTCAACGACCGGGGTTATCAGGTGAAAGTTCAGGCAGATACGGGATACCGTGACTCCAGTGACGACATCGGCCAGCTTTATGTCCGTAGTGGAGATGGGAAAATGGTGCCAATGACCAGCTTGGCAACACTTTCCACTCTTCTTGGTCCCCAGACCGTTGACAGATACAATCAGTTGACAAGCATCAAAATTAATGGTGGCGCAGCTCCGGGCTACAGCTCCGGTGAAGCGATGGCTGCGATGGAACGGATTGCAGACCAGACTTTGCCTGAAGGATACAGCTATGACTGGTCCGGTATGTCCTATCAGGAGAAAAAGAGTAGTGGTCAGGTCTCGATCCTCTTTGCTCTGGCTTTACTTTTTGCTTACCTTTTCCTGGTGGCACAGTATGAAAGCTGGAACATTCCATTTTCGATTATCATTTCCGTTCCCGTTGCTACATTTGGTGCTTTGGCAGGGTTATGGGTCGCAGGATTCAGCCTCAGTATTTACGCACAGATCGGTTTGGTTCTGCTAGTCGGCCTGGCCAGTAAAAATGCGATCTTAATTGTCGAGTTTGCCCAATCGCGGCGCGAAGACGGACTTCCTCTTGCGGAAGCGGCCGTTGACGGTGCCCGTATTCGTTTCAGGCCGGTATTAATGACCTCCTTTACCTTTATCTTTGGTCTTATCCCTATGGTTATTGCTACGGGCGCCGGAGCCGGCAGTCGGAAAGCGATTGGCACGACAGTGTTCAGTGGTATGTTGAGTACGACTCTGTTCGGTATCTTCCTGATTCCCGTGCTTTACTACATGTTTCAATCTGTGCGTGAAAAAGGGAGTGCATGGCGTGCCCGCAGGCGGGACAAGGTTAAATCATGA
- a CDS encoding efflux transporter outer membrane subunit: MKNNINQKEAMPINNRAVDRQDFKPGRLSTVLLVALVLIVSGCTAVGPNYVQEQPEVPDNWQTSLRGDLSAERPAADLSRWWTILQDSQLAALEERARQGNLVLKEAQARIREARAMRGIRQAERFPTVDGNAAVRKSRSSENSNSGEEKELFSLGFDAGWEADIFGGVQRSIEASQADLEVTQENLYHLQVTLMAEVALNYVELRTFQRRLDLNRENIKILQESYELNDSRYQAGVIAELAVQESLRLLESAKSMSPVFAAGVDAAKNRLAVLIGEYPGQLHEELATIQPLPSLPVNVVVGIPAETLRRRPDVRRAERSLAAQTARIGVATADLYPKFRLTGTLGLESLRAGDLLTAGSRTWGIGPVIEWNIFDAGSIRRNIEVQNARQEQALIQYEKSILTALEEVENALVAYAQEQQRKDAVARASVAAERAFELAQDQYLAGLVSFNNVLDAQRSLLTLRDELAGSNGNIVANLIRIYKALGGGWSYEKGFQPSHLEKGQM; this comes from the coding sequence ATGAAAAACAACATAAATCAGAAAGAAGCAATGCCAATAAATAACCGGGCTGTTGACCGGCAGGATTTTAAACCAGGACGTTTATCGACCGTTTTGCTGGTTGCTCTTGTGCTGATAGTCAGTGGTTGTACAGCTGTTGGCCCCAATTATGTGCAGGAACAACCAGAGGTTCCGGATAACTGGCAAACGTCATTAAGGGGAGACCTCTCGGCAGAGCGTCCTGCTGCTGATTTGTCACGCTGGTGGACAATCCTGCAGGATTCACAGCTTGCTGCATTGGAGGAACGTGCCAGGCAAGGAAACCTCGTCTTAAAAGAGGCCCAAGCCCGGATTCGTGAAGCCAGAGCCATGCGCGGAATTCGTCAGGCTGAAAGGTTCCCGACAGTGGATGGAAATGCGGCAGTCAGGAAATCCCGCAGTAGTGAAAACAGTAACTCGGGTGAAGAGAAAGAGCTTTTCTCCCTTGGATTTGATGCCGGCTGGGAGGCCGATATTTTTGGTGGGGTTCAGCGCTCAATAGAAGCATCTCAGGCTGATCTGGAGGTGACGCAGGAAAATTTGTATCACCTCCAGGTGACCCTCATGGCAGAGGTGGCCTTAAATTACGTGGAGCTGCGGACTTTCCAGCGGCGTCTGGATCTCAACCGGGAAAACATCAAAATTTTGCAAGAGAGTTATGAACTCAACGATTCCCGTTATCAGGCCGGGGTTATCGCTGAGCTGGCAGTACAGGAATCTTTACGGCTTCTGGAAAGTGCCAAGTCCATGAGCCCGGTTTTTGCAGCCGGAGTGGATGCAGCAAAAAACCGGTTGGCGGTATTAATTGGAGAATACCCAGGCCAACTTCACGAAGAGTTGGCCACGATTCAGCCGTTGCCGAGTTTACCCGTCAACGTTGTTGTCGGCATTCCAGCCGAAACTTTGCGCCGCCGCCCGGATGTGCGACGTGCAGAGCGGAGCCTTGCTGCTCAGACTGCCCGCATCGGTGTGGCGACGGCAGATCTCTACCCAAAATTCCGTTTGACCGGCACCCTTGGCCTTGAATCCCTCAGAGCCGGAGATCTGCTTACAGCAGGGAGTAGAACCTGGGGAATTGGACCTGTCATTGAATGGAATATCTTTGATGCGGGTTCTATCCGTCGCAATATTGAAGTCCAGAATGCGCGTCAGGAACAGGCATTGATCCAATATGAAAAGAGTATTTTAACCGCTCTGGAGGAGGTCGAAAATGCTTTGGTGGCTTATGCTCAAGAGCAGCAACGAAAGGATGCTGTTGCCAGGGCATCTGTTGCCGCGGAAAGAGCCTTTGAGTTGGCACAGGATCAGTATCTGGCAGGTCTGGTCAGTTTCAACAATGTCCTCGATGCGCAACGTTCTTTGTTGACTCTTCGCGATGAGCTTGCCGGAAGCAACGGTAATATTGTTGCCAATTTAATCAGGATTTATAAGGCGCTGGGTGGTGGTTGGAGCTACGAAAAAGGTTTTCAGCCCTCACACCTCGAGAAAGGTCAGATGTAG